A stretch of Clostridium formicaceticum DNA encodes these proteins:
- the trpA gene encoding tryptophan synthase subunit alpha: MKSRITKKFQGLKEENKKALITYVTAGDPDLDTTYHLVLEMERAGADIIELGIPYSDPLADGPVIQRAAERALKAGANITSIFQLVAKLREKTQIPLVFLVYYNCVFKYGMERFLDNCRQSGIDGLVIPDLPLEERKELQEMMKDYPIDLIPLVAPTSEGRIEEIVKDTEGFIYCISSTGVTGTRQGFEINLDNFLQKVRKYTDVPLALGFGISTPEMIESLKHLCDGLIVGSAIIEKIEEGIQKGNIKEKVYAFTKKLDEAKNIA, from the coding sequence ATGAAGAGTAGAATAACGAAAAAATTTCAAGGGTTAAAGGAAGAAAATAAAAAAGCATTGATCACCTATGTTACTGCAGGAGATCCTGATTTAGATACCACCTATCATCTTGTATTGGAGATGGAAAGAGCAGGGGCGGATATCATTGAACTAGGAATCCCCTACTCTGATCCTTTGGCAGATGGACCGGTGATTCAGAGGGCGGCTGAGAGAGCCTTAAAGGCAGGAGCAAACATCACCTCTATTTTTCAGTTGGTAGCAAAACTTAGGGAAAAAACCCAGATTCCCCTCGTATTTTTAGTGTATTATAACTGTGTGTTTAAATATGGCATGGAAAGATTTTTGGACAATTGCCGCCAAAGCGGTATAGATGGGTTAGTCATACCAGATTTGCCTTTAGAGGAAAGAAAAGAGCTACAGGAGATGATGAAGGATTATCCCATTGATTTGATTCCCTTAGTAGCACCCACCTCAGAAGGTCGTATAGAAGAAATTGTTAAGGATACAGAAGGATTTATTTACTGCATTTCTTCTACGGGGGTGACAGGAACAAGGCAGGGTTTTGAGATAAATTTGGATAATTTCCTACAAAAGGTAAGAAAATATACTGATGTACCTTTAGCTCTGGGTTTTGGTATATCTACCCCTGAAATGATAGAAAGTCTAAAACACCTCTGCGATGGACTCATTGTAGGGAGTGCTATTATAGAAAAAATAGAAGAAGGAATTCAAAAGGGCAATATAAAGGAAAAAGTGTATGCTTTTACGAAAAAATTAGATGAGGCAAAAAACATTGCTTGA
- the trpE gene encoding anthranilate synthase component I has product MIYPTYHQFKDLSKTYKMIPISMEIQGDTETPITLFKKLCNTANCYLLESVEGGEKRGRYSYIGRKPFIIIKGRDNQVTVVRRDATYEKKGKEIEIIKEIMKDYEAPQMENMPDFIGGGVGYIGYDIIRNYEKLPCVNEDDMHLPLVHLLVAEEIIVYDHVKQKIKIIINLPIEEEIEKLYENGVKRLKKIQEEILKNFLLMERNESASELQYKSNETKDSFMEKVRKAKAYIRNGDIFQVVLSQRLQVKTELSPFEVYRNLRSVSPSPYLFYIDFGDYQLTGSSPELLVKVKDQIIETCPIAGTRPRGKNAEEDELLAKDLLADEKEKAEHLMLVDLARNDIGKLAEFGSVEVSQYMEVCRYSHVMHIVSNVIGKLKKRYDMYDALVACLPAGTLSGAPKVRAMEIIDELENKKRGIYGGAVGYLGFNGNMDMCIAIRSIVFKEKQAYLQAGAGIVADSNEEEEYKETLRKLEGLMVTMNRLEERVS; this is encoded by the coding sequence ATGATTTATCCAACATATCACCAATTTAAAGACTTAAGCAAAACCTATAAAATGATCCCTATTTCCATGGAGATACAGGGAGATACCGAAACCCCTATTACCTTGTTTAAAAAGCTGTGTAATACTGCCAATTGCTATCTATTAGAGAGCGTAGAAGGTGGAGAAAAGCGGGGAAGGTACTCTTACATTGGCAGAAAGCCCTTCATCATCATTAAAGGCAGAGACAATCAAGTAACCGTTGTGCGAAGAGATGCAACTTATGAGAAAAAGGGAAAAGAAATAGAAATTATCAAGGAAATTATGAAGGATTATGAAGCTCCCCAAATGGAAAATATGCCGGATTTTATTGGAGGCGGGGTAGGTTATATAGGCTATGATATTATAAGAAATTACGAGAAACTACCCTGTGTCAATGAGGATGACATGCATCTTCCGCTGGTACATCTTTTAGTGGCAGAAGAAATTATTGTATATGACCATGTGAAACAAAAAATTAAGATTATCATCAATTTGCCCATAGAAGAAGAGATAGAAAAGCTCTACGAAAATGGCGTAAAAAGACTTAAAAAAATACAGGAGGAGATATTGAAGAATTTTCTTTTAATGGAGAGGAATGAAAGTGCTTCAGAGCTTCAATATAAGAGCAATGAAACAAAGGATAGTTTTATGGAAAAGGTAAGAAAAGCAAAAGCGTATATCAGAAATGGCGATATTTTTCAAGTTGTTTTGTCTCAGCGTTTACAGGTAAAAACCGAGCTATCTCCCTTTGAAGTCTATAGAAACCTGAGGAGTGTAAGCCCTTCTCCTTATTTATTTTATATTGACTTTGGAGATTATCAGTTGACAGGATCATCACCAGAGCTTTTGGTAAAGGTAAAGGACCAAATCATAGAAACCTGCCCTATTGCAGGAACAAGGCCCAGAGGAAAAAATGCTGAAGAGGATGAGCTGTTGGCGAAGGATTTACTAGCAGATGAAAAAGAAAAAGCAGAACACCTTATGCTGGTGGATTTGGCGAGAAATGATATTGGTAAACTAGCGGAGTTTGGCAGCGTGGAGGTAAGCCAATATATGGAGGTCTGCAGATATTCCCATGTGATGCACATTGTATCAAATGTGATTGGAAAGCTGAAAAAAAGATATGACATGTATGATGCTTTGGTGGCTTGTTTACCGGCAGGAACCCTATCGGGGGCGCCGAAGGTAAGGGCGATGGAAATCATTGACGAACTAGAAAATAAAAAGCGAGGTATTTATGGCGGAGCTGTAGGTTATTTAGGTTTTAATGGCAACATGGATATGTGTATTGCCATTCGCAGCATTGTATTTAAGGAGAAGCAAGCCTATCTTCAAGCGGGAGCTGGGATTGTAGCGGATTCCAATGAAGAAGAGGAATATAAAGAGACCCTAAGAAAGCTAGAAGGGCTGATGGTAACCATGAACAGATTGGAGGAGAGGGTAAGTTGA
- a CDS encoding prephenate dehydrogenase, with product MQKFQRIVIIGMGLIGGSMALALKKSGFEGEIIGYDVSKDTLEEAKILRAIDTSCADPKEAVKDANLVVMAVPVGYYAEIFKEIAPFLPENVVVTDVGSVKGYVEDVVDAYLPRDIQFLGGHPMAGSEKGGLGASSPSLYENAYYFLTPNKNTTEDTIAALEALIRNMGAFPVVVAADEHDKIVAQISHMPHLVAVLLANTLERRNSICYTPFVGGGFRDTTRIAAGNPHMWRDIFFYNQREILEGIEVLEVMLKEFKEILRQERTEEVLDTLKKAKTIRDAIPLGARDYIPPLYELIVDVEDRPGVLGELTQLIGDNYINIKEIEILHAREGERGAVRIALSSKEGQEKAFDLLKNGGFPLTYRKGESEDVGNQ from the coding sequence ATGCAGAAGTTTCAAAGGATTGTCATCATAGGCATGGGATTGATAGGAGGATCTATGGCACTGGCTTTAAAAAAGTCAGGATTTGAAGGTGAAATTATCGGTTATGATGTGTCAAAGGACACTTTAGAAGAAGCAAAGATCCTTAGAGCCATAGATACTTCCTGTGCAGACCCTAAAGAAGCAGTGAAGGACGCGAATTTAGTCGTGATGGCTGTGCCGGTAGGATATTATGCTGAAATTTTTAAAGAAATTGCTCCTTTTTTACCTGAGAATGTTGTTGTTACCGATGTAGGCAGTGTGAAGGGTTATGTGGAAGATGTAGTGGATGCTTATTTGCCAAGGGATATTCAATTTTTAGGGGGACATCCTATGGCGGGTTCAGAAAAGGGAGGGCTTGGAGCCTCTAGTCCTTCCCTTTATGAAAATGCCTACTACTTTTTAACGCCGAATAAAAATACTACTGAAGATACGATTGCAGCCTTAGAAGCTTTGATTAGAAATATGGGGGCATTCCCGGTGGTTGTGGCTGCTGATGAGCATGATAAAATTGTGGCACAAATCAGTCATATGCCACATTTAGTAGCGGTGCTTCTGGCAAACACTTTGGAACGACGCAACAGCATCTGCTATACACCCTTTGTAGGAGGAGGTTTTCGAGATACTACAAGGATTGCTGCAGGAAACCCTCACATGTGGCGGGATATTTTCTTCTACAATCAAAGAGAAATATTAGAGGGAATAGAGGTTTTGGAGGTAATGTTGAAGGAGTTTAAGGAAATATTGAGGCAAGAGAGAACGGAAGAAGTGCTGGATACCTTAAAAAAGGCTAAGACCATCCGTGATGCTATTCCTTTAGGGGCTAGGGATTATATACCTCCTCTGTACGAACTGATTGTTGACGTAGAGGATCGCCCTGGGGTGTTAGGGGAATTAACGCAACTTATTGGAGATAATTATATTAACATAAAAGAAATTGAAATACTTCATGCTAGAGAAGGAGAGAGGGGAGCAGTAAGAATTGCTCTGTCTTCTAAAGAAGGACAGGAAAAAGCCTTTGATCTTTTGAAAAACGGAGGATTTCCCTTAACTTATCGTAAAGGAGAGAGTGAAGATGTTGGCAACCAGTAA
- the trpC gene encoding indole-3-glycerol phosphate synthase TrpC, giving the protein MILDKIVDYKKKRVEEEKQQLPLGKLMEELSCIHPPRNFKKLLSKENQLAIIAEIKKASPSKGVIRENFDPVEIAVCYEESKVEAVSVLTEDKFFQGNNAYLKQVRSITSCPLLRKDFIIEDYQIYQSKLLGADAILLIAAILTKQQLVDFQKIAQEVGLYCLLEVHNAEELEKVLEAEGEIIGINNRNLKTFKTTLKTTEKLMTSIPKDKVIVSESGIHTRQDMKFLQALGVNAVLIGEGFMVADDIGKKIREFRG; this is encoded by the coding sequence ATGATTTTAGATAAAATCGTGGACTATAAGAAAAAAAGGGTGGAGGAAGAAAAACAACAACTTCCTTTAGGGAAGCTGATGGAGGAATTGAGCTGTATTCATCCCCCTAGAAACTTTAAAAAGCTTCTAAGCAAGGAAAATCAATTGGCCATCATTGCAGAGATAAAAAAAGCCTCTCCTTCAAAAGGCGTTATCAGGGAAAACTTTGATCCTGTAGAAATTGCTGTTTGCTATGAGGAAAGTAAGGTGGAAGCTGTCTCGGTGCTGACGGAAGATAAGTTCTTTCAAGGAAATAATGCCTATCTAAAACAGGTGAGAAGCATTACCTCCTGTCCTCTGCTTAGAAAGGACTTCATCATAGAAGACTATCAAATTTATCAATCAAAACTGTTGGGGGCAGATGCCATTTTGTTGATTGCCGCAATATTGACGAAACAACAGTTAGTAGATTTTCAAAAAATTGCGCAGGAAGTAGGACTTTATTGCCTGCTGGAGGTTCACAATGCAGAAGAATTAGAAAAGGTATTGGAGGCAGAGGGAGAAATCATTGGTATCAATAATAGGAACTTAAAAACCTTTAAAACCACCCTAAAGACCACAGAAAAACTGATGACCTCTATTCCAAAGGATAAAGTGATTGTAAGTGAAAGTGGTATTCATACAAGACAAGACATGAAATTCCTACAGGCGTTAGGGGTGAATGCTGTTTTGATCGGAGAAGGTTTTATGGTAGCTGATGATATAGGGAAAAAGATCAGAGAATTTAGGGGGTAA
- the aroA gene encoding 3-phosphoshikimate 1-carboxyvinyltransferase, whose translation MLATSKINKIQGKITVPGDKSISHRAVMLSSISKGVSRIQGFLRGEDCLSTIACFRGLGIEIEDKGKEIILQGKGLHGLKEPADVLDAGNSGTTMRLLSGILAGQEFLTIVTGDGSLRKRPMARVAVPLRKMGATIEGRDNGNLAPLVIRGGNLKAIDYTSPVSSAQVKSAILLAGLYSGGKTIVREEITSRDHTEKMLKSLGAKITTEAGKVTVERSELYSQGEIEVPGDISSAAFFMAAAAAIPGSHLIIEKVGLNPTRTGIIDVLKEMGAEIEIDNVFTSGGEEIGDIIIKGKKLQGTSIGKEIMPRLIDEIPVIAVIAAVAEGKTMITGAEELKVKESNRITSMVTEMKKLGIRVTELPDGMEIEGNNQISGGVVESYGDHRIAMAMAIAGLFANDSVEINDSACIAVSFPEFEETLKQVAK comes from the coding sequence ATGTTGGCAACCAGTAAAATCAATAAAATTCAAGGAAAAATAACGGTGCCGGGAGATAAATCCATTTCCCATAGGGCTGTCATGTTATCCAGTATTAGTAAAGGGGTTAGTAGAATTCAAGGTTTTTTAAGGGGTGAGGATTGTCTTAGTACCATAGCTTGTTTTCGAGGCCTAGGCATTGAAATTGAAGATAAAGGGAAGGAAATCATCCTTCAAGGAAAGGGTCTTCATGGCTTAAAGGAGCCGGCAGATGTGTTAGATGCAGGAAATTCCGGTACTACAATGCGACTTCTTTCAGGTATATTGGCGGGACAGGAGTTTTTGACGATTGTTACGGGAGATGGTTCTTTAAGAAAACGACCTATGGCAAGAGTGGCTGTACCTTTAAGAAAAATGGGGGCCACCATTGAAGGGAGAGACAATGGCAATCTAGCACCTTTAGTGATAAGAGGAGGAAATTTAAAGGCAATAGATTATACTTCTCCTGTTTCGAGTGCGCAAGTGAAGTCAGCGATATTATTGGCGGGATTATACAGTGGAGGAAAGACCATTGTAAGGGAAGAGATTACTTCAAGAGATCATACGGAAAAAATGTTGAAATCTCTAGGAGCAAAGATTACAACAGAAGCAGGTAAGGTGACGGTAGAAAGGTCAGAACTTTATAGCCAAGGTGAGATAGAGGTGCCAGGGGATATTTCATCTGCTGCCTTTTTTATGGCGGCGGCAGCAGCTATACCAGGGTCTCACCTGATTATTGAAAAAGTGGGGTTGAATCCTACAAGAACAGGAATTATTGATGTTTTAAAGGAAATGGGAGCAGAAATTGAAATAGATAATGTTTTTACCAGCGGTGGCGAAGAAATTGGTGATATTATCATAAAAGGAAAAAAACTACAGGGTACTAGCATAGGAAAAGAAATTATGCCTAGATTAATCGATGAGATCCCTGTCATAGCAGTAATTGCCGCAGTAGCAGAGGGGAAAACCATGATTACTGGGGCAGAAGAATTAAAAGTGAAGGAATCCAATCGTATTACCTCTATGGTAACGGAGATGAAAAAATTAGGTATCCGAGTAACAGAGTTACCGGATGGCATGGAAATAGAAGGAAACAATCAAATAAGCGGTGGTGTGGTAGAAAGTTATGGAGATCATCGGATTGCTATGGCTATGGCGATTGCTGGATTATTTGCCAATGATTCTGTGGAAATAAATGATAGTGCGTGTATTGCTGTATCTTTTCCAGAGTTCGAAGAGACACTAAAACAAGTTGCTAAATAA
- the trpD gene encoding anthranilate phosphoribosyltransferase, with product MIQFAIDKVIKRQHLTEEEMMRVMQSIMEGEATPSQIGGFLAALRMKGETVEEITGSARVMREKALKVDVEGCYAIDTCGTGGDHSNTFNISTTVAFIAAAAGVTVVKHGNRSVTSSCGSADVLEKLGVNIQLTPEEVKRCVEELNIGFMFAPNFHQAMKHAVLPRRELGIRTIFNILGPLTNPAAVQGQVLGVFDDSLTEIMAEVLLGLGVERAMVVHGFDGLDEITITDKTKVSELKDKKVTTYAIDPRKFDIPLAGKQEIQGGNVEENAEILLNVLRGERGGKRNMVLLNAGAAIYVGKAANSLEEGIDQAREVIDMGLALDKLHQLIAFSQEMKQ from the coding sequence ATGATTCAGTTTGCTATTGATAAGGTGATAAAGAGACAACACTTGACAGAAGAGGAAATGATGAGGGTGATGCAAAGTATCATGGAGGGGGAAGCTACACCCTCCCAAATTGGTGGTTTTTTGGCGGCTTTGAGGATGAAGGGGGAAACAGTAGAGGAAATTACAGGAAGTGCTAGGGTGATGCGGGAAAAAGCATTAAAAGTGGATGTTGAAGGCTGTTATGCCATTGACACCTGTGGAACAGGAGGGGATCATAGTAACACTTTCAATATATCTACTACAGTGGCTTTCATAGCCGCCGCTGCTGGTGTAACTGTGGTAAAGCATGGGAATCGCTCAGTAACCAGTAGTTGTGGCAGTGCGGATGTCTTGGAAAAATTAGGCGTAAACATTCAGTTAACCCCGGAAGAAGTAAAACGGTGCGTTGAGGAATTAAACATAGGTTTTATGTTTGCTCCTAATTTTCATCAAGCCATGAAGCATGCTGTTCTTCCAAGACGTGAATTAGGTATTCGAACCATATTTAATATACTAGGTCCTTTGACGAATCCAGCTGCTGTTCAAGGGCAGGTTTTAGGGGTCTTTGATGATTCCCTTACAGAAATTATGGCAGAGGTATTGCTGGGCCTAGGTGTAGAGAGGGCGATGGTGGTACATGGATTTGATGGCTTAGATGAAATCACCATCACCGATAAAACCAAAGTAAGCGAACTAAAAGATAAGAAAGTGACGACCTATGCTATTGATCCCAGAAAATTTGATATACCTTTAGCAGGTAAACAGGAAATACAAGGTGGGAATGTTGAGGAAAATGCAGAAATTCTTTTAAATGTCTTAAGGGGTGAGAGAGGAGGAAAAAGAAACATGGTTCTCTTAAATGCTGGTGCAGCGATTTATGTGGGTAAGGCAGCAAATTCTTTAGAAGAAGGGATTGATCAAGCTAGGGAAGTCATTGATATGGGTTTAGCTTTAGATAAACTACATCAACTTATTGCTTTTAGTCAGGAGATGAAACAATGA
- a CDS encoding phosphoribosylanthranilate isomerase, translating into MTAIKICGLTREEDIGYVNQLKPDYVGFVFAESKRKVTKEKAKNLIQGLEKQIKTVGVFVNTSIEEVKEIAAYCDLDILQLHGEENPSYINAFSQKVWKSFRIKNVDGLKQLEKYTTEGYLLDTYVEGAYGGTGKTLDWTAIAPLPQNKPIILAGGLTPENVEGAVKILRPYAVDVSSGVESSGYKDYEKIEKFIRKVRR; encoded by the coding sequence ATGACGGCAATTAAGATATGTGGGTTGACAAGGGAGGAAGATATAGGCTATGTCAATCAGTTAAAGCCGGATTATGTGGGTTTTGTCTTTGCAGAGAGTAAAAGAAAAGTCACAAAGGAGAAGGCAAAAAATTTGATACAGGGTTTGGAGAAGCAGATTAAGACCGTAGGAGTTTTTGTAAATACCTCTATAGAGGAAGTCAAAGAAATTGCCGCATATTGTGATTTAGATATATTACAGCTTCATGGGGAGGAAAACCCAAGCTATATAAATGCTTTTTCTCAGAAGGTATGGAAATCTTTTAGGATTAAAAATGTAGATGGCTTAAAACAATTAGAAAAGTATACTACGGAAGGCTATCTTCTGGACACCTATGTGGAGGGAGCATATGGGGGTACAGGTAAGACTTTAGACTGGACTGCTATTGCACCACTGCCCCAAAACAAGCCCATTATCTTGGCAGGAGGACTTACCCCAGAAAACGTAGAAGGAGCAGTAAAAATTCTTAGGCCCTATGCTGTGGATGTAAGCAGCGGGGTAGAGAGCAGTGGTTACAAAGACTATGAGAAAATAGAAAAATTTATAAGAAAGGTGAGGCGATAG
- the trpB gene encoding tryptophan synthase subunit beta, whose protein sequence is MVTKTLPKKFGAFGGQFVPETLMNALIELEEAFIKAKEDKAFEEAYQYYVQEYSGRPTPLYYAENLTRKLGGGKIYLKREDLNHTGAHKINNVIGQVLLARRMGKKRIIAETGAGQHGVATATICAMFDLQCEVYMGQEDVERQALNVFKMEMLGAKVRSVTSGTATLKDATNEAIRDWVANVENTFYVIGSVMGPHPYPTMVRDFQRIVGDEVKQQILQKEGRLPDYLVACVGGGSNAMGLFYPFIEDKEVKMYGVEAAGLGVNTEHHAATITKGSIGVIHGMMTYLLQDDHGQITPAYSISAGLDYPGIGPEHAYFHQTGRVQYEAITDDEAVEAFQYLTKIEGIIPALESAHAIAYLMKLAANTKKEEILVVNLSGRGDKDMHTIRKVLGGKEDEE, encoded by the coding sequence ATGGTGACAAAAACACTACCTAAAAAGTTTGGTGCCTTTGGAGGGCAGTTTGTTCCTGAAACTTTAATGAATGCATTGATTGAACTAGAGGAGGCCTTTATCAAAGCAAAGGAAGATAAAGCATTTGAAGAAGCATATCAATATTATGTACAGGAATATTCCGGAAGACCGACACCTTTATACTATGCAGAAAATCTTACAAGAAAATTAGGTGGGGGAAAAATTTATCTTAAGCGGGAGGATTTAAATCATACCGGAGCCCATAAAATTAACAATGTTATAGGTCAGGTGTTATTAGCACGAAGGATGGGTAAAAAGAGAATTATTGCCGAAACGGGGGCAGGACAGCATGGTGTGGCTACCGCCACCATATGTGCTATGTTTGATTTGCAATGTGAGGTTTATATGGGACAGGAGGATGTAGAGCGGCAAGCCCTCAATGTATTTAAGATGGAAATGCTGGGAGCAAAGGTGAGGTCTGTGACTTCTGGAACTGCCACTTTAAAGGATGCTACCAATGAAGCAATAAGGGATTGGGTAGCCAATGTGGAGAATACTTTTTATGTGATAGGGTCTGTGATGGGTCCTCATCCTTATCCCACCATGGTGAGGGATTTCCAAAGAATTGTTGGCGATGAAGTAAAGCAGCAAATCCTTCAAAAAGAAGGAAGACTACCGGATTATTTAGTGGCCTGCGTTGGTGGTGGAAGTAATGCTATGGGATTGTTTTATCCTTTTATTGAAGATAAGGAAGTAAAAATGTATGGGGTGGAGGCAGCCGGCTTGGGTGTGAACACCGAACATCACGCTGCCACCATAACAAAGGGTTCTATAGGGGTCATTCATGGGATGATGACCTATCTACTACAAGATGATCATGGTCAGATTACACCAGCATACTCTATATCAGCGGGACTAGACTATCCTGGCATTGGACCGGAACACGCTTATTTTCATCAAACTGGAAGGGTACAATATGAAGCCATCACCGATGATGAAGCTGTAGAGGCTTTTCAATATTTAACCAAGATAGAAGGGATTATTCCAGCCTTGGAAAGCGCCCATGCCATTGCTTATCTGATGAAACTGGCGGCTAACACAAAAAAAGAAGAAATTCTTGTAGTCAACTTGTCCGGCAGAGGGGATAAGGATATGCATACCATACGAAAAGTATTAGGAGGAAAAGAAGATGAAGAGTAG
- the aroF gene encoding 3-deoxy-7-phosphoheptulonate synthase: protein MVIVMKPGAPQEIIEKIEKKMISLGCEVHMVQGASYCVLGLIGDTNKINQGQIEANDYVEKVLRVQHPFKLASRLFHPENTVVQVDGVKIGDGNVTIMAGPCSVESEEQLMTTAFAVQREGAHILRGGAFKPRTSPYSFQGMGEEGLKILRKAKEATGMPIVTEVMCQDTFDIVEEYADILQIGARNMQNFPLLKRAGKSQRPILLKRGLSATIEELLMSAEYIMAEGNHNVILCERGVRTFETYTRNTFDVSAVPVIKELSHLPIVTDPSHATGKWSMVDPLAKASVAAGADGLIIEVHHQPEVALCDGAQSLKPEKFARLMRGIEKLVAIR, encoded by the coding sequence ATGGTTATTGTAATGAAACCAGGTGCACCACAGGAGATTATTGAAAAAATTGAAAAAAAGATGATTAGTTTAGGATGTGAGGTTCATATGGTACAAGGAGCAAGTTACTGTGTATTGGGTTTAATAGGAGATACCAATAAAATCAATCAGGGTCAGATTGAAGCCAATGACTATGTAGAAAAAGTGCTACGGGTACAACACCCCTTCAAATTGGCCAGCAGACTTTTCCATCCCGAAAATACTGTTGTCCAAGTAGATGGTGTCAAAATCGGTGATGGCAATGTGACGATTATGGCGGGGCCCTGCTCTGTAGAAAGTGAAGAACAATTAATGACAACCGCCTTTGCTGTGCAAAGAGAAGGAGCCCATATCCTTAGAGGCGGTGCTTTTAAACCAAGAACTTCTCCCTACAGCTTCCAGGGAATGGGGGAAGAAGGCTTAAAAATCCTTAGAAAAGCTAAAGAAGCCACTGGTATGCCTATTGTTACCGAGGTAATGTGTCAAGATACTTTTGATATTGTGGAGGAATATGCAGATATTCTCCAGATCGGTGCTAGAAATATGCAAAACTTCCCTCTCTTAAAGAGAGCAGGAAAAAGTCAACGTCCCATCCTTCTAAAGAGAGGTTTATCTGCCACCATAGAAGAATTATTGATGTCAGCGGAATATATTATGGCAGAAGGCAATCACAATGTTATTTTATGTGAGCGCGGTGTTCGAACCTTTGAAACCTACACAAGGAATACCTTCGATGTTAGTGCTGTGCCTGTCATCAAAGAACTAAGCCATTTACCTATTGTTACTGACCCTAGCCATGCCACAGGAAAATGGTCTATGGTAGATCCTCTGGCAAAAGCCTCTGTTGCTGCCGGCGCTGATGGGCTCATCATCGAAGTGCATCACCAACCAGAAGTTGCTCTATGCGACGGTGCTCAATCTCTTAAACCTGAAAAGTTTGCTCGATTGATGAGAGGTATTGAAAAGCTTGTGGCGATTCGATAA
- a CDS encoding anthranilate synthase component II: MIAIIDNYDSFTYNLYQYIGEIDPDIEVFRNDAIGVEALKEKKPSHIIISPGPGFPENAGISENVIVELGKEIPILGICLGHQAIGEVFGGKIVHAEVLLHGKTSMISHDESNLFSGIASPLKVTRYHSLVVEKESLPEELVVTARGPAGEIMALQHKEYPIFGLQFHPESIATEEGKKILENFLKIEK, from the coding sequence TTGATTGCGATTATAGACAATTATGATTCTTTTACGTATAACCTTTATCAGTATATAGGAGAAATTGATCCAGATATTGAGGTCTTTAGAAATGATGCTATCGGTGTGGAAGCGCTAAAAGAGAAAAAGCCTTCCCATATTATTATTTCCCCGGGACCAGGTTTTCCTGAAAATGCAGGTATTAGTGAAAATGTTATTGTGGAACTGGGAAAAGAAATCCCTATTTTAGGCATATGTCTTGGACATCAGGCGATAGGCGAGGTATTTGGTGGGAAAATTGTTCATGCAGAAGTATTGCTGCATGGAAAAACTTCTATGATTTCCCATGATGAAAGCAATTTATTTTCCGGCATTGCTAGTCCCTTAAAGGTGACACGCTATCATTCTTTGGTGGTGGAAAAGGAAAGCCTGCCAGAGGAATTGGTGGTGACTGCCAGGGGACCAGCAGGAGAAATTATGGCACTACAGCATAAGGAATATCCGATTTTTGGTTTGCAGTTTCATCCAGAGTCCATTGCTACGGAGGAAGGCAAAAAAATTCTTGAAAATTTCTTGAAAATAGAAAAATAA